The Corvus hawaiiensis isolate bCorHaw1 chromosome 2, bCorHaw1.pri.cur, whole genome shotgun sequence genome includes a window with the following:
- the LOC125322187 gene encoding maestro heat-like repeat-containing protein family member 7 produces MWSLTESLVELLQEDDSDVVGMTVAVLSYLFLYSGAPIPSPIALQLAEALLPLFDNDDSQVRLRSMFVFQEMMPLLTAKGKKALKSHVRQSLLPLSFHCHDEDWHVANASRETLRCAASFLKRRDLERMLDVDQTWRFGEGLLAEDRSRAAEHSRRALPYLRSPQESLRQAAIRFIGIAGRHLRGQQEELQLICEALEDASRDISPAVSSLARQTAYVLRALERAPRSIFQVLRDGLRRACRTRPRLSGRG; encoded by the exons ATGTGGAGCCTGACCGAAAGCCTCGtggagctcctgcaggaagaCGACAGCGACGTGGTTGGGATGACCGTCGCCGTCCTCAGCTACTTGTTCCTGTACAGTGGTGCCCCGATACCCAGCCCCATcgccctgcagctggctgaggcCCTCCTGCCACTCTTTGACAAC GATGATAGCCAGGTGCGGCTGCGCTCCATGTTCGTCTTCCAAGAGATGATGCCTTTATTAAcggcaaagggaaaaaaggcccTGAAGTCACACGTGCGCCAGAGCCTGCTCCCACTCTCCTTCCACTGCCATGACGAGGACTGGCACGTGGCCAAT gcctccCGGGAAACGCTGCGTTGTGCGGCCAGCTTCCTGAAAAGGAGAGATCTCGAACGCATGCTGGACGTGGATCAGACATGGAGGTTCGGCGAGGGCCTG ctggcagaggacaggagccgAGCGGCCGAGCACTCGCGGCGGGCCCTGCCGTACCTGCGGAGCCCACAGGAGTCCCTGCGACAGGCGGCCATCAGGTTCATTG GCATCGCCGGGCGGCACCTGAGGGGccagcaggaagagctccagCTCATCTGCGAGG CCCTTGAAGACGCGTCCCGTGACATCAGCCCTGCCGTTTCCAGCCTGGCGCGTCAAACAGCCTACGTCCTGCGGGCCCTGGAGAGAGCTCCGCGCTCCATCTTCCAGGTGCTGCGAGATGGACTCCGCAGGGCATGCAGGACACGGCCTCGTCTGTCGGGCCGTGGctag
- the LOC125322199 gene encoding uncharacterized protein LOC125322199 — protein MWKTLMCSVRTSKTVMPLLLDVLESWPEHSTRTSDGDDTDVFALAATLVMWKILQVPCVPHVVTVYLPRLFVHLLFQVFFSTVEMPEKVENLWRACQEQHGLATDPNRFAVQTLKDLLCRLYYEDVVVAVEHKRGWDTLLSADTHHHAVGLLAREMSRASKLVRFRIVCHLFRLLSGEEPRRDLPALAFLVEVSPMASAASRSCLPALCPLVAAAARDGARALCCCLGPALHARGLVPAGSPVTPLCLSGPLRSPFPALAGLE, from the exons ATGTGGAAGACGCTCATGTGCTCAGTCAGGACTTCAAAGACAGTCATGCCGCTACTCCTCGAtgtgctggagagctggccAGAGCACAGCACGCGCACCTCCGACGGGGACGACACAGACGTCTTTGCCCTGGCT GCAACTCTGGTGATGTGGAAGATCCTCCAGGTGCCCTGTGTGCCACACGTAGTGACAGTCTATTTGCCCCGCCTCTTTGTGCATCTGCTCTTCCAAGTGTTCTTCAGCACAGTGGAGATGCCAGAGAAGGTCGAGAACTTGTGGAGAGCATGCCAGGAGCAACATGGCCTTGCCACCGACCCCAACAG GTTTGCAGTGCAGACCCTGAAGGACCTGCTCTGCCGACTCTACTATGAGGACGTGGTGGTGGCCGTGGAACACAAGCGTGGCTGGGACACGCTGCTCAGTGCTGACACCCACCACCACGCAGTGGGTCTGCTGGCCAG ggagaTGTCCCGGGCCTCCAAACTCGTGCGTTTCCGGATCGTTTGCCACCTGTTCAGGCTGCTCAGCGGGGAGGAGCCACGCCGGGATCTGCCTGCCCTGGCGTTCCTTGTGGAGGTGAGCCCGATGGCCAGCGCAGCCTCGCggagctgcctgccagctctctgccctctcGTAGCCGCAGCTGCCCGGGACGGTGCCCgcgccctgtgctgctgcctgggcccagCGCTGCACGCTCGCGGGCTCGTGCCGGCCGGCTCCCCCGTCACTcccctgtgcctttcaggtCCTCTCAGATCCCCCTTTCCAGCGTTGGCTGGACTGGAGTAG